A stretch of Malus sylvestris chromosome 11, drMalSylv7.2, whole genome shotgun sequence DNA encodes these proteins:
- the LOC126590055 gene encoding C2 domain-containing protein At1g53590-like, with protein sequence MDVTEVTLIHHVGIVLMVIWFLSHFNCCHPVVYFISLIYLYLVHERYVMRLQKKLRFEERKQANQRRVLSDSETVRWLNHAVEKIWPICMEQIASQKVLLPIIPWFMEKYKPWTVGKAVVQHLYLGRNPPMFTEMRVLRQSTDDDHLVLELGMNFLTADDMLGILAVKLRKTLGFGIWTKLHITGMHVEGKVLIGVKFLRKWPFLGRVRLCFVEPPYFQMIVKPIFTRGLDVTEVPGIDGWLDKLLAVAFEQTLVQPNMLVVDMEKFTSPEQESWFTVDEKDPVAFVRIEVIEASDMKASDLNGFADPYVKGRLGVYQFKTKIQKKTLTPKWHEEFKIPIITWDSPNVLAIEVNDKDIFVDDTLGDCSINISNLRDGGRHDMWLPLQNIKTAGRLHVAVTVLDENEKGDDSPDFQEKPDVEEQRNSSVSDTGNKGSFSSVSLGKSPKVADHFEPIDVDGQKDTGIWVHHPGSEVSQTWEARKGKVRRLNTQVQREPNGSGIGSQVNDSSSTDENPEDKHRMTSVRRGLHMISSVFHRNSKKEDNSCSFKEPVETPRVNLRAVNEKDIGASNEKDIGVQLVMDDGLCSPLSGKANLKGGASSSGESGSDSPGKGKMKDMAKNLYKNAERSVKHALSRKGSRKSQADSRTASEREILADSISSDDDSLPSPFVETIPVASKPIPRSSDIDSGIAEKPVVQPVIDTAVDAEVPANRVELGELEK encoded by the exons GTACTTTCCGATTCTGAGACAGTACGGTGGTTGAACCATGCAGTTGAAAAGATATGGCCTATATGTATGGAACAAATTGCTTCACAGAAAGTTCTCCTCCCTATCATACCTTGGTTTATGGAGAAGTACAAACCGTGGACTGTT GGTAAAGCTGTGGTACAGCATCTGTACTTGGGAAGAAACCCACCTATGTTCACAGAGATGAGAGTTCTTCGCCAATCTACTGATGATGACCACTTG GTTTTGGAGTTGGGGATGAATTTTCTGACAGCTGATGATATGCTTGGAATTCTAGCTGTGAAACTGAGGAAAACACTAGGTTTCGGAATCTGGACGAAGTTGCATATTACAGGCATGCATGTTGAAGGGAAG GTCCTGATTGGGGTGAAGTTCCTTCGAAAGTGGCCTTTCCTAGGCCGTGTGCGGTTATGCTTCGTTGAGCCTCCATATTTCCAAATGATCGTCAAGCCTATTTTCACCCGCGGGCTTGATGTTACAGAAGTCCCTGGGATTGATGGATGGCTG GATAAGCTTCTCGCTGTTGCCTTTGAGCAGACACTTGTTCAG CCTAATATGCTAGTTGTTGACATGGAGAAATTTACTTCACCGGAACAGG AAAGTTGGTTCACTGTGGATGAGAAGGATCCTGTTGCTTTTGTGAGAATAGAAGTTATCGAAGCATCTGACATGAAAGCCTCCGATCTTAATG GATTCGCTGACCCTTATGTGAAGGGTCGTTTGGGTGTTTACCAATTCAAAACTAAGATACAAAAGAAAACGCTGACTCCAAAATGGCACGAGGAATTTAAGATCCCCATTATCACATGGGATTCACCAAATGTGCTAGCTATTGAAGTTAACGACAAGGACATATTTGTTGATGATACCCTTGG AGACTGCTCCATTAACATCAGCAATCTTAGGGATGGCGGGAGGCATGACATGTGGTTGCCTCTTCAGAACATTAAAACGGCTGGGAGGCTGCATGTTGCAGTAACCGTACTAGACGAAAATGAGAAG GGAGATGACAGTCCAGATTTTCAGGAAAAGCCAGATGTGGAAGAACAAAGAAATTCCTCTGTCAGTGACACTGGTAATAAAGGTTCCTTCTCATCTGTATCGTTGGGGAAATCTCCTAAGGTAGCAGATCATTTTGAGCCCATTGATGTTGATGGGCAGAAAGATACCGGTATATGGGTCCATCACCCAGGAAGCGAAGTTTCCCAAACTTGGGAGGCTAGAAAAGGAAAGGTTCGACGACTTAATACCCAAGTTCAAAGGGAGCCTAATGGTAGTGGCATTGGATCCCAAGTTAATGATAGCAGCAGCACTGATGAGAATCCTGAAGATAAACATCGAATGACCTCAGTTCGCAGGGGTCTGCATATGATCAGTTCGGTGTTCCATAGGAATTCCAAGAAGGAGGATAATTCATGCAGCTTTAAAGAGCCAGTCGAAACCCCACGTGTGAATCTAAGGGCAGTTAATGAAAAGGATATTGGTGCGAGTAATGAAAAAGATATTGGTGTGCAACTTGTTATGGATGACGGCCTTTGTAGCCCTCTTTCTGGCAAGGCAAATTTAAAGGGTGGGGCGTCAAGTTCTGGAGAGAGTGGTTCGGATAGCCCAGGAAAGGGCAAGATGAAAGACATGGCAAAGAATCTCTACAAAAATGCTGAGAGGTCGGTAAAGCATGCACTTTCACGGAAAGGTTCTAGAAAGTCTCAAGCTGATTCCCGCACAGCGAGTGAAAGAGAAATTTTAGCAGATTCTATCTCTTCTGATGATGATTCTCTTCCGTCCCCATTTGTTGAAACGATACCGGTTGCCTCCAAGCCTATACCTCGCAGCTCCGATATTGATTCAGGTATAGCAGAGAAGCCCGTGGTTCAGCCGGTAATTGACACTGCAGTGGATGCTGAAGTCCCAGCAAATAGGGTTGAACTTGGAGAACTCGAAAAGTGA
- the LOC126590060 gene encoding BAHD acyltransferase At5g47980-like gives MRGQPFKLRPNTKCSLDKSKTYRLIRNAKCFSKNIIKRSIVTQSVEQKMASEMKVEVVHKEIIKPSSPTPHHLRNLGLSVFDQFQPEIYIPVILFYRRSGDEVNNNRHCLFAEKLKLLKKSLSEALTRFYPFAGKFEYNVSISCNDHGAAFLEAQVNCPISKILDKPEFSILDQLLPTAIGSNQSEAGYLLLVQASLFECGGLAIGVRICHKVADASTFSAFIRHWTEISLGSAISRDHDVHPAEFSVAASLFPPQDFFNSPKPTVHLPKDKCVTRRYVFDASNIAALKTKAASATVPKPTRVEAVSALIWKCAMEASRWNLGSIRPSVLCQAVNIRKGLSGQAENLMGNLVWCFTAMNLESELDYKNLVVKLRKGIEVYKEEHPNGVSGDVVMQTIKESGNLGRHDVETYAFSSWCRLPFYKANFGWGKPAWVSIRTIEFKNMIALMDTNDGGGIEATLTLKEDDMAMIGSNKEFLAYASLNPAVI, from the coding sequence ATGCGTGGCCAGCCCTTCAAATTGAGGCCAAACACTAAATGTTCCTTGGATAAATCCAAAACATACAGATTGATCCGAAACGCTAAATGcttctctaaaaacataataAAAAGATCGATCGTAACTCAAAGTGTGGAACAAAAGATGGCTTCAGAGATGAAGGTTGAAGTCGTTCACAAGGAAATAATTAAACCCTCCTCTCCAACTCCTCACCACCTCAGAAATTTGGGCCTATCTGTTTTTGATCAGTTTCAACCTGAAATTTATATCCCAGTAATTCTCTTCTATCGTCGCAGTGGCGATGAAGTCAATAACAATCGCCATTGTCTGTTTGCTGAAAAGCTCAAGCTTCTAAAGAAATCATTATCGGAAGCCCTCACTCGCTTCTATCCCTTTGCGGGAAAATTCGAATACAATGTTTCGATCAGCTGCAACGATCATGGAGCTGCATTTCTTGAGGCCCAAGTTAACTGTCCCATATCGAAGATTTTGGACAAACCTGAATTTTCGATCCTAGATCAATTGCTCCCAACTGCTATAGGATCCAATCAATCAGAAGCAGGCTATCTTCTACTAGTTCAGGCCAGCTTGTTTGAATGCGGTGGATTGGCAATTGGGGTCAGAATTTGTCATAAGGTCGCCGATGCTTCAACATTCAGCGCATTCATAAGGCACTGGACGGAAATTTCCCTCGGCTCAGCCATTAGTCGTGATCATGACGTGCATCCTGCAGAATTCAGCGTTGCAGCTTCTCTATTCCCACCACAAGATTTCTTCAACTCACCAAAACCTACCGTGCACCTTCCTAAAGACAAGTGTGTAACACGGAGATACGTGTTTGACGCCTCAAACATTGCTGCTCTCAAGACCAAAGCTGCCAGCGCAACAGTGCCAAAACCAACGCGTGTTGAAGCAGTGTCGGCCCTCATTTGGAAATGCGCAATGGAAGCTTCAAGATGGAATTTGGGTTCTATAAGGCCATCAGTTTTGTGTCAAGCGGTGAACATAAGGAAAGGATTATCAGGGCAGGCAGAAAACCTAATGGGGAATCTTGTGTGGTGCTTCACGGCAATGAACTTAGAGAGTGAATTAGACTACAAAAACTTGGTAGTGAAACTCCGAAAAGGCATCGAAGTATATAAAGAAGAGCACCCTAATGGGGTTAGTGGTGATGTGGTAATGCAAACCATCAAAGAGTCCGGCAATCTGGGAAGACATGATGTAGAAACCTATGCTTTTAGCAGTTGGTGCCGGCTTCCTTTCTACAAAGCCAATTTCGGGTGGGGAAAGCCGGCATGGGTGAGCATTCGCACCATCGAATTCAAGAACATGATTGCATTGATGGACACGAATGATGGCGGTGGCATAGAAGCCACCTTGACTTTAAAAGAAGACGACATGGCCATGATCGGAAGTAATAAGGAGTTCCTTGCATATGCATCCCTGAATCCGGCTGTCATTTGA